From Microbacterium invictum, the proteins below share one genomic window:
- the rpsF gene encoding 30S ribosomal protein S6, whose product MVILDPEVDERQVAPKLDGFLKVITNDGGSIDNVDIWGRRRLAYEIEKKTEGIYAVVNFTATSEATQELDRQLKLNEQIMRTKVLRAEEAIAQVAAEKERAEAKAARKAAKA is encoded by the coding sequence ATGGTCATCCTCGACCCAGAGGTCGACGAGCGCCAGGTCGCTCCCAAGCTCGACGGGTTCTTGAAGGTCATCACGAACGATGGTGGCTCGATCGACAACGTCGACATCTGGGGCCGTCGCCGGCTGGCTTACGAGATCGAGAAGAAGACCGAGGGCATCTACGCCGTCGTCAACTTCACCGCGACCAGCGAAGCCACGCAGGAGCTCGACCGTCAGCTGAAGCTGAACGAGCAGATCATGCGCACCAAGGTCCTCCGTGCCGAGGAGGCGATCGCTCAGGTCGCCGCCGAGAAGGAGCGCGCTGAGGCCAAGGCTGCCCGCAAGGCCGCGAAGGCGTAA
- a CDS encoding single-stranded DNA-binding protein, whose product MAGETIITVVGNLTADPELRYTQNGLPVANFTIASTPRTFDRQANEWKDGDALFLRASVWREFAEHVAGSLTKGSRVIATGRLKQRSYQDREGNNRTSIELEVDEIGPSLRYATAQVTRAASGGGGGGGQQARPQQVQQDEPWSTPGSAAPDAWSAPGTSYGDDTPF is encoded by the coding sequence ATGGCCGGCGAAACCATCATCACGGTCGTGGGCAACCTCACGGCGGACCCCGAGCTGCGCTACACGCAGAACGGTCTTCCCGTCGCGAACTTCACGATCGCTTCGACGCCGCGCACTTTCGACCGCCAGGCGAACGAGTGGAAGGACGGCGACGCGCTGTTCCTCCGCGCGTCGGTATGGCGTGAGTTCGCCGAGCACGTGGCCGGCTCGCTGACCAAGGGCTCCCGTGTCATCGCGACCGGTCGTCTGAAGCAGCGTTCCTACCAGGACCGCGAGGGCAACAACCGCACCTCGATCGAGCTCGAGGTCGACGAGATCGGCCCCTCGCTCCGCTACGCGACCGCCCAGGTCACCCGCGCCGCTTCCGGCGGTGGCGGTGGCGGCGGTCAGCAGGCGCGCCCCCAGCAGGTGCAGCAGGACGAGCCGTGGTCGACCCCCGGCTCTGCTGCCCCGGACGCATGGAGCGCCCCCGGTACGAGCTACGGCGACGACACGCCCTTCTGA
- the rpsR gene encoding 30S ribosomal protein S18 has product MAGKATGDRRKPRKGAKNAAPAKAIRVGVIDYKDVATLRKFISERGKIRARRITGVSVQEQRLIAKAIKNAREMALLPYAGAGR; this is encoded by the coding sequence ATGGCTGGAAAGGCTACCGGCGATCGCCGCAAGCCGCGGAAGGGCGCGAAGAACGCCGCTCCCGCGAAGGCGATCCGCGTCGGCGTCATCGACTACAAGGACGTCGCCACTCTTCGCAAGTTCATCTCGGAGCGCGGGAAGATCCGCGCCCGTCGTATCACCGGTGTCTCGGTGCAGGAGCAGCGTCTGATCGCCAAGGCGATCAAGAACGCGCGCGAAATGGCGCTCCTGCCTTACGCCGGCGCTGGCCGCTAA
- the rplI gene encoding 50S ribosomal protein L9 — translation MAKLILTNEVAGLGSAGDVIEVKNGYARNYLIPQGFAVAWTRGGEKQVASIRAARDSRAIHDHEEAVALKNALEAGKVKLTVKAGKEGRLFGSVKPTDVADAVKAAGLGDLDKRKIHITAPIKAVGDHEATVRLRDDLTAVITLQVVAAK, via the coding sequence ATGGCAAAGCTGATTCTCACGAACGAGGTTGCCGGGCTCGGAAGCGCCGGTGACGTCATCGAGGTCAAGAACGGGTACGCCCGCAACTACCTCATCCCCCAGGGCTTCGCTGTGGCCTGGACCCGCGGTGGCGAGAAGCAGGTGGCGTCGATCCGCGCCGCCCGTGACTCCCGCGCGATCCACGACCACGAAGAGGCTGTGGCGCTCAAGAATGCGCTCGAGGCAGGCAAGGTCAAGCTGACGGTCAAGGCCGGCAAGGAAGGCCGCCTGTTCGGTTCGGTCAAGCCCACCGACGTGGCCGACGCCGTCAAGGCCGCAGGCCTGGGCGACCTCGACAAGCGCAAGATCCACATCACCGCGCCGATCAAGGCCGTGGGCGACCACGAGGCGACCGTTCGCCTGCGTGACGACCTCACCGCTGTGATCACCCTGCAGGTGGTCGCCGCCAAGTAA
- the dnaB gene encoding replicative DNA helicase, with product MSIADISNDRLGAPREHERTPPHDLLAEQSALGGMLLSKDAVADVIESLRGTDFYVPKHELIFEAILTLYSHGEPTDVVAVTDELIKTGELQRAGGADYLHSLTSIVPTAANAGYYASIVSERALLRRLVEAGTRIVQMGYNGQGEALDLVNNAQAEIYSVTGAEQAEDYVPLEIAVGAAIEEIEAARGRDGQMTGIPTGFSGLDQLTNGMHPGQMIIIAARPAMGKSTLALDFARSAAIKHDMPTIFFSLEMGKSEIAMRLMSAEGAVPLQSMRKGTLDSRDWTTIAATRGRINDAPLYIDDSPNMTLVEIRAKCRRLKQRVGLKMVVIDYLQLMTSGKRVESRQQEVSEFSRALKLLAKELGVPVVALSQLNRGAEQRQDKKPALSDLRESGSIEQDADMVVLLHREAAYEKDSPRAGEADLIVAKHRNGPTDTITVAFQGHFSRFTDMAQDFG from the coding sequence ATGTCGATCGCGGACATCTCGAACGACCGACTGGGCGCACCCCGTGAGCACGAGCGCACGCCGCCGCACGATCTGCTGGCCGAGCAGAGCGCACTGGGCGGCATGCTCCTGTCGAAGGATGCCGTTGCCGATGTCATCGAGTCGCTTCGCGGCACCGACTTCTACGTGCCCAAGCACGAGCTGATCTTCGAAGCGATCCTCACGCTCTACTCGCACGGCGAGCCGACCGACGTCGTCGCCGTCACCGACGAGCTCATCAAAACCGGCGAGCTGCAGCGCGCCGGCGGTGCCGACTACCTGCACTCGCTGACCTCGATCGTCCCGACCGCGGCGAACGCCGGCTACTACGCGTCGATCGTCAGCGAGCGGGCGCTGCTTCGCCGCCTCGTCGAGGCCGGCACGCGCATCGTGCAGATGGGCTACAACGGCCAGGGCGAGGCGCTCGATCTCGTCAACAATGCGCAGGCCGAGATCTACTCCGTCACCGGCGCGGAACAGGCCGAGGACTACGTTCCGCTCGAGATCGCGGTGGGTGCGGCGATCGAAGAGATCGAGGCCGCACGCGGTCGCGACGGCCAGATGACCGGCATCCCCACCGGCTTCTCCGGGCTCGATCAGCTCACCAACGGTATGCACCCGGGTCAGATGATCATCATCGCGGCGCGGCCCGCGATGGGCAAAAGTACCCTGGCTCTCGACTTCGCCCGCAGCGCCGCGATCAAGCACGACATGCCGACGATCTTCTTCTCGCTCGAAATGGGCAAGAGCGAGATCGCGATGCGTCTGATGAGCGCCGAGGGCGCCGTGCCGCTGCAGAGCATGCGCAAGGGCACGCTCGACTCGCGCGACTGGACGACGATCGCCGCGACCCGCGGGCGCATCAACGACGCGCCCCTCTACATCGACGACAGCCCGAACATGACACTCGTCGAGATCCGGGCGAAGTGCCGTCGCCTCAAGCAGCGCGTCGGCTTGAAGATGGTGGTTATCGACTACCTGCAGCTGATGACCAGCGGCAAGCGCGTCGAATCGCGCCAGCAAGAAGTCTCAGAGTTCTCTCGCGCGCTCAAGCTCCTCGCGAAGGAGCTCGGCGTGCCCGTGGTGGCGCTGTCGCAGCTGAACCGCGGCGCAGAGCAGCGCCAGGACAAGAAGCCCGCGCTCAGCGACCTTCGCGAGTCGGGCTCGATCGAGCAGGACGCCGACATGGTGGTACTGCTGCACCGCGAGGCCGCCTACGAGAAGGACAGCCCACGCGCCGGCGAGGCCGACCTGATCGTGGCCAAGCACCGCAACGGCCCGACCGACACGATCACCGTTGCGTTCCAGGGTCACTTCTCACGCTTCACCGACATGGCGCAGGACTTCGGGTAG